The Armatimonadota bacterium DNA segment CCAAAGCGGTCGGGTGCAGAGCGGCTGATGCGGTAGCCGCGGTAGGCCAGGAACGCGAACAGAACCAGCAACCCCATGGTGCCCAGCAATCCAATCTCCTCGCCAACGATGGCGTAGATGAAATCGGTGTGGCGCTCGGGCAGATAGAAGAACTTCTGGCGGCTCTCCCCCAGGCCGACCCCGATCAGGCCGCCGGACCCAAATGCCAGCAGCGACTGTATGATGTGAAACCCGCTGCCCTGGGGATCGCTCCAGGGGTCCAGGAAGGACAGGAAACGCCGGAGCCGGTAGGGTGCGGCTGCCACGGCCAGGGCCCCGACCGGAAGCGCCGCCAGCACGACCAGCCCCAGGTGCGCGATCCGCGCACCTGAGAGAAACAACACCGTCATCGTGATCACAACCAGCACGACCGCGGATCCCATGTCGGGCTGCAGGAGGACAAGGCCCGCGAGAAACGCGGTGACCAGGAGCGGGGGCACCACGCCGCGGTGGAGGTCGCGCACCTCGGCGCTGCGGCGCACCGCAAACTGCGCAACGAAGAGGGGCAGCGCCAGCTTGGCCAGCTCCACGGGCTGGAAGCCGGCAGGCCCGGCGACGATCCACCTTCGGGCGCCTCCGGCGACCCTACCGATCCCGGGGATCAGCACCGCTACGAGTAGGACCGCGGTGGCGAGCAGCAGCGGCACGGCGTACACCCGGAGCCGCTGGTAGTGCACGCGGCTGGCGATCCACATCGCGGTCAGACCGATCCCGATCCACGTCGCCTGCCGGCGCAGGAAGTACGCGCTGTCGGCCAGGCGGTCAAAGGCAACGATGCTGCTCGCGCTGTAGACCATCACCAGCCCGACCCCGAGCAGCGCCAGCACGCAGACGAAAAGGAGCAGGTCACCGGACCGGCGGTGCAGCGCGGGCGGGGGCGCGGTCACGGTAGCACCGGAGGGCCCGCGCGAGCGGGCAGCGCATCAGCCAACCGGCAGAACAGGTCGCCGCGCTCCCGGTAGTCTGCGAACTGGTCGAAGCTCTCGCACCCCGGGGAGAGCAGGATCGCGTCCCCGGGCGATGCGGCGTCCCAGGCCGATGCCAGCGCGGCGTCCAGGGTGCCTGCCTGCGAGACGCTCGGGGGCTTGGCCATCCCACCTATCGCATCTGCCAGCAGGGCGGCGGTCGAGCCGATCAGATAGACCGCCTTGGCGGGCGAGTCCTCCAGCGCGCTGACCATCGGTTGAAAGTCGCGCGCACGGGCGTCCCTGCGCAGTCCTCCTGCGATGAGGTGGAACGGCCTGACCATGCTCCTTATGGCGGCGGCGGCTGCTGCGGGATTGGTTGCCAGCGAGTCCTCGTAGAAGGCGACGCCCTCGCGCTCCGCGGCCAGGCGGAACCTGTAGGGTAGGCCGCGGAACTCGCGCAGCACCGACGCGATCGTCCCGGGCTCGACGCCAACGAGCGCCGCGGCAGCGGCGGCAGCCAGGGCGTTCTCCTGCATGTGGGCACCGGGCACGGAGAGGTCGCACACAGCCATCACCGGGCGCGGAGGCGCACCGGCCGGCGCGATCCGACCGCCATCCATGTACGCCCCGGCCAACACGATTCGCCCGCCCTCGAGGTACGCCCCGGCCGCGACGGGCCGGTGACGGCTGAACCAGCGCACCGAAGACGCGGCGCCGTCGGTCATCCCAGCCACGAGGGGATCGTCGGCGTTGAGCACCGCCAGGTCCGCCGGGCCCTGGTTGCGGACGATCGTGCGTTTCGCCTCGACGTAGGCCTCCAGCGACCCATGGTCGTCCAGGTGGTGCGGCGCGATGTTGGTCACCACCGCAACGTGGGGGCTGTAGGGCAGGCCGAGGAGCTGCCGGTTGCTGATCTCCAAGACCAACCACGTCGCGGCGTCCGCACCGTCAAGGGCGTAGAGCGCGGGCACGTGCGTCCGGTCGTTCCCAGAGACGACGAGAGGCAGTCCGGCGGCCTCCATCATCGCGGCTATCAGCGTTACCACGGTAAACTTGCCGTTCGTGCCGGTCACGCCGAGAATCGGCCCGGGCCATGCCTCGAAGAACAGGTGCGTAAGACTCGACAGCCGGACGCCGCGCGCAGCGGCCGCGCGCACGGGCGCGTTCTCCTGGTGGCGGAACCAGGACTGGGGAACGAAGATGACCCCGGCCTCCTCTATCCCCTCCAGATAGCGGTCGTCCTGCCGCCAGGCGATGGGCGCGGCCCGCAACCGGGCTGCCAGCCGCGCCTGTCCCTCTGGATCCAGCCAGCAGTGCGTGCGCCGCAGCGTCTCCTCGAAGCGCGCGGGCGGCTCCAGATCGTGCACGGTGATTTCCCCTATGCCGTGGTTCAGGAGGAACTCGGTCACGGTGGAGCCCTCGGTGCCCGACGGGCCCAGAACGTGGATGGGCCGCCCCCGGAGCTGATCCAGGACGGCCCTCACCCGCGCTGGCGGGTGCGAAGTCATCAGCCGGCGACCAGCAGGCCGATCAGGAGACAGACCCAACCGGCCATGTGGAACCGGCGCACGATGACCGGTTCCGGCCAGCCCACGAGTTCAAAGTGATGGTGCAGGGGGCTCATGCGGAAGATCCGCCGGCCGCCAGTGAGCTTGAAGTACGCCACTTGAAGGATGACGGACGCGGCTTCGGCAACGAACACGCCGCCGATGAAGAGGAGCGCGATCTCCGACTTCGTGACGATGGCGAGCGCGGCCAGCACCCCACCAAGGGCATTGGATCCAACGTCGCCCATGAAGATCCGCGCCGGGTGGGCGTTGTACTTGAGGAATCCTGCGCAGGCCCCTGCCACGGCCGCGCCCAGCACCGCGGCAGAAGGCAGCAGCGCGGTCAGCGCCACAACTGCCAGCCCGAACGCGGCCACCGCGACGAGCCCGGCGGCCAGGCCGTCCAGGCCATCGCTCAGGTTGACCGCGTTGGTGAACCCAACGTAGAGCAGCGCCGCGAAGATCACGTATCCCCATCCGAGATCGAACGGGCCCACTCCTGGCACGATGATCTCGGTTCCCAGCCAGGACTGGCGGGCGGCCAGGTATCCCAGGGCCAGGCCCAGGATGATCTGCATCGCCAGCCGCTCGCGCGCACGAAATCCGAGGTTCCGATCGTGCTGGGCCGCCAGGAGATCGTCCAGCAATCCCACGGCGCCGAAGGCGCCCATCACGGCGAGTGCGAACAGCACGCGGCGGTCCGGGCCTGCCACGAGCAGCACGGCGGCGACGATGGCGGCAACAAGCAGCAGCCCGCCCATGGTCGGAGTGCCGGCCTTCAACTGGTGCCGGGCCGGCGCGTCCTCGCGGATGCGCTGGCGCTGGCCCCACGCTGCGAGCGCCGCTATGGTTCGGGGGCCCGCGAGCACGACGATGCCCGCCGCCAGCGCCGCGGCGGCGACCACCTGAACCAGCAGGGGTATCGCAATGAACTCGTTCACGGCGACAATACCTCCATTCCGGCCCTCAGGCCCTCCAGCACCCTTTCCATCTCGATACCTCGCGAACCCTTGATGAGCACGATGTCACCTGGCCGCACCGCCCGGCGCAGCAACGGGATCGCTTCATCTGTGGTCCTGGCCCAGGCAGCGGCGCCGGGCGCGAGACCAGCATCGGCGGCCCCCCCGAGGTACCAGCGGGCATTGGGTCCCACCGCGAGCAGCAGCGCGGGCAGCAGTTCCGCCGCCTGCCGGCCCACCCGGCGGTGGAACTCTTGCGAATCCGGTCCGAGCTCGAGCATCTCGCCCAAGGCGAGCACGCGCCGTCGGGCCGGCCCTGCGAGGACGATCACGTCGAAGGCGGCCTGCATGGACTGCGGACTGGCATTGTAGGTGTC contains these protein-coding regions:
- the murD gene encoding UDP-N-acetylmuramoyl-L-alanine--D-glutamate ligase, yielding MTSHPPARVRAVLDQLRGRPIHVLGPSGTEGSTVTEFLLNHGIGEITVHDLEPPARFEETLRRTHCWLDPEGQARLAARLRAAPIAWRQDDRYLEGIEEAGVIFVPQSWFRHQENAPVRAAAARGVRLSSLTHLFFEAWPGPILGVTGTNGKFTVVTLIAAMMEAAGLPLVVSGNDRTHVPALYALDGADAATWLVLEISNRQLLGLPYSPHVAVVTNIAPHHLDDHGSLEAYVEAKRTIVRNQGPADLAVLNADDPLVAGMTDGAASSVRWFSRHRPVAAGAYLEGGRIVLAGAYMDGGRIAPAGAPPRPVMAVCDLSVPGAHMQENALAAAAAAALVGVEPGTIASVLREFRGLPYRFRLAAEREGVAFYEDSLATNPAAAAAAIRSMVRPFHLIAGGLRRDARARDFQPMVSALEDSPAKAVYLIGSTAALLADAIGGMAKPPSVSQAGTLDAALASAWDAASPGDAILLSPGCESFDQFADYRERGDLFCRLADALPARAGPPVLP
- a CDS encoding phospho-N-acetylmuramoyl-pentapeptide-transferase, giving the protein MVAVNEFIAIPLLVQVVAAAALAAGIVVLAGPRTIAALAAWGQRQRIREDAPARHQLKAGTPTMGGLLLVAAIVAAVLLVAGPDRRVLFALAVMGAFGAVGLLDDLLAAQHDRNLGFRARERLAMQIILGLALGYLAARQSWLGTEIIVPGVGPFDLGWGYVIFAALLYVGFTNAVNLSDGLDGLAAGLVAVAAFGLAVVALTALLPSAAVLGAAVAGACAGFLKYNAHPARIFMGDVGSNALGGVLAALAIVTKSEIALLFIGGVFVAEAASVILQVAYFKLTGGRRIFRMSPLHHHFELVGWPEPVIVRRFHMAGWVCLLIGLLVAG
- the ftsW gene encoding putative lipid II flippase FtsW; its protein translation is MHRRSGDLLLFVCVLALLGVGLVMVYSASSIVAFDRLADSAYFLRRQATWIGIGLTAMWIASRVHYQRLRVYAVPLLLATAVLLVAVLIPGIGRVAGGARRWIVAGPAGFQPVELAKLALPLFVAQFAVRRSAEVRDLHRGVVPPLLVTAFLAGLVLLQPDMGSAVVLVVITMTVLFLSGARIAHLGLVVLAALPVGALAVAAAPYRLRRFLSFLDPWSDPQGSGFHIIQSLLAFGSGGLIGVGLGESRQKFFYLPERHTDFIYAIVGEEIGLLGTMGLLVLFAFLAYRGYRISRSAPDRFGSLLAGGITAAVVGQALMNMGVATGLLPVKGVPLPLVSFGGSSLVMTMIQIGILLNISQYAAGEGK